GCGGCTTCGGCGGGGAGGCGGCGGCGGATCCCGGCAGTCGGCACCGGCACAGTCCGGCGGATCCGGCGACGACCCGTGGGGCAGCGCCCCGGCATCGGGTTCGTTCGGCGGCGGCGACGACGAACCACCTTTCTGACTTAGAGAACTTCAGAGCACGAGAACGGAAGAAACACACTCATGGCCAAGTCCACCAAGCGGCGCCCGGCTCCGGAGAAGCCGGTCAAGGCACGCAAATGCGTCTTCTGCGCCAAGAAGGACCAGAACATCGACTATAAGGACACCGCGCTGCTGCGGACCTACATCAGTGAGCGCGGCAAGATCCGGGCCCGCCGGGTCACCGGCAACTGCGTGCAGCACCAGCGGGACATCGCAGTCGCGGTGAAGAACGCCCGCGAGGTCGCGCTGCTGCCCTTCACCTCCTCGACGCGGTAACCACCGCGCACAACGAAAGAACGCAAACGATGAAGCTGATTCTGACGGCTGACGTCGACCATCTCGGTTCCGTCGGCGACACGGTCGAAGTCAAGGACGGGTATGGCCGTAACTTCCTGTTGCCGCGTGGTCTGGCGATCGTCGCCTCCCGCGGCGCGCAGCGCCAGGCCGACGACATTCGCCGGGCACGCGAGACCAAGACGGTCCGCGACCGCGAACACGCCAACGAGATCAAGACGGCTATCGAGGCGCTCGGTCCGGTGTCGTTGCCGGTGAAGACGGCAGCCGACAGCGGCAAGCTGTTCGGCTCGGTCACCGCCGGCGACATCGTCACCGCCATCAAGAAGGCGGGCGGCCCCAACCTGGACAAGCGGATCGTGCGGCTGCCCAAGGCGCACATCAAGTCGGTTGGCACCCACCCGGTGGTCGTGCACCTGCACCCGGAGATCGACGTCGAGGTCTCCGTCGACGTGGTGGCGCAGGCCTAACCCGGCCAACCTTCGCACCTGCCCGGCGTGACCGAATGGGACGCGCCGGGCTTCGTGCTGCCGTGGGTTATCTGCGGAACCTGCGGGAGCGGGCTTCGCGCTGGCGGGACCCTGGCGAACAAATCCAGCGGTGTTTGCGCGGCCGCGGCGTAACCCGCGCTTTACCCGTCGAAAATGTCGGTGAAAACCAACACGCCCGGCGCGATAACCTGGCCCGACACGCCGATGAGATTGTTGTCCACACGGTAGAACTGGCGTGATATGGCTGGTAGCAGCACTGATACCGGCATAACCCGCAATACTCCACAGGTTCTCCACAGTCCGCTCAACACTGTCGTCGTCGGCTATGCACACCCGGTCCACAGCCTCATCAACAGGCCCCCTTTGCCGGGCCGCCAGCAACGTTTACCTTCATGCAGGCGCATTGGCGATGAGCATTACCGGGGGTTGGGTGTCGGTGCTTTGACCTACGCTCTGAATGCAGTTTATCGAATGTATGTTCGGTGCTTGAGTCGGAGGAGGTGAAGGCCCATGGCTGTCGTTGACGATCTGCCGCATCCGGGGATGGATTCTCCGCCGCCCAGCGAGGACTACGGTCGTCAGCCTCCGCAGGATCTCGCCGCGGAGCAGTCCGTGCTGGGCGGGATGCTGCTGAGCAAGGACGCCGTCGCCGACGTCCTGGAGCGGTTGCGGCCCGGCGACTTCTACCGTCCGGCACATCAGAACGTCTACGACGCGATCCTGGACCTGTACGGGCGGGGAGAGCCCGCCGACCCGGTGACCGTGGCCGCCGAACTCGACCGGCGCGGCCTGCTGCGCCGTATCGGCGGGGCGCCCTATCTGCACACCCTGATCTCGACGGTGCCGACGGCGGCCAACGCCGGGTACTACGCCGGCATCGTCGCCGAGAAGGCGCTGTTGCGCCGGCTGGTCGAGGCCGGAACCCGGGTGGTGCAGTACGGCTACGCCGGCGCCGACGGCGCGGACGTGGCCGAGATCGTCGACCGCGCCCAGGCCGAGATCTACGAGGTCGCCGATCGACGGACCTCCGAAGATTTTGTGGCTCTTGAGGATCTACTGCAGCCGACGATGGACGAGATCGACGCCATCGCGTCCAACGGCGGTATTTCGCGCGGCGTGCCGACCGGCTTCACCGAACTCGACGAGGTGACCAACGGGCTGCACCCGGGGCAGATGATCATCGTCGCCGCGCGTCCGGGGGGTGGGGAAGTCCACCCTGGGACTGGACTTCATGCGGTCGTGCTCGATCAAGCACCGGATGGCCAGCGTCATCTTCTCGCTGGAGATGAGCAAGTCCGAGATCGTGATGCGGCTGCTGTCGGCGGAGGCGAAGATCAAACTTGCCGACATGCGTTCGGGCCGGATGAGCGACGACGACTGGACCCGACTGGCGCGGCGGATGAGCGAGATCAGCGAGGCCCCGCTGTATATCGACGATTCGCCGAATCTGACCATGATGGAGATCCGCGCCAAGGCCCGCCGGTTGCGGCAGAAGGCGAACTTGAAACTGGTGGTCGTCGACTACCTGCAGTTGATGACCTCGGGCAAGAAACACGAGTCGCGCCAGGTCGAGGTGTCCGAGTTCTCAAGGCATCTCAAGCTTTTGGCGAAAGAACTCGAAGTTCCGGTGGTTGCGATTAGTCAGTTGAATCGCGGTCCCGAACAGAGGACGGACAAAAAACCAATGTTGTCCGATCTTCGCGAATCGGGTTCGCTGGAACAAGATGCCGATATGGTAATTCTGCTAAATCGACCTGATGCATTTGATCGCGACGATCCACGCGGCGGGGAAGCGGATTTCATTCTCGCCAAACACCGTAACGGCCCGACCAAGACGGTGACGGTTGCGCACCAGCTGCACCTGTCGCGGTTCTCCAACATGGCGAGGTAGTTCTGGGCCGCGCCGGCCGGGTGCAGCTTCCGCTTTTGGTGGCTCAAGGATGCCGGACCCGCCGGAAAGTCTTTAGCTCAGCCAGTCTTTCGTTGACGGTGCCGACCGGAAGTGCACGCTGAAGGGCTGCGGTGGGTTCTTTCACCGCGCGCAGCAAGCGATGAAGAGTCCCGTGCACTGAGGGGCACGTGACGTGAAAGGTCGGCCGGTGGCTACCTGATTTGGAGCTTCCGAGCGCCATGGCTATTCCGAAGCCACCCGGACCCCATCGGAGCAATGAGCAGGTCCAGGCGGCGTCCCTGCGGCGGGCACGACTACGCCTGACCCAAACTCGGCCGGTAATCAGCCGCCTCGGCCTCGGCAGCAAGCAATGCGCCCAGCTCACCCTCCTGCTGGGCAACAAACACACCGATCACCTGCCGGCATACCTCCGGAACGCTCACCCCACGCATATCCGCAATACGTTTCAGCCTGACCAGCATTGACGTGGACAGGTGAAACTGCACAGTGAACTGACCGCACGAACCATCCTCAGGCGGCAACCCCGGACCCACCACCACAGGTTCATCCACCCGGTATTCGCCTACCTCAGCACCCCGAGCTCGCTCAACAACCCCACCACTAGCGCCGCCACCAACGCCGTCAGCCGGGTCCCGGAACTCCTCATGACTGAACAAACCCATTCTGCCCACGCTAGACCTCAAAGAATTCCCAGGCCGCCAACTAATCGACCTCGTTCGACAAGCGGCGCTGAATTCGTAGAGAGGTTGCGGTCGGGGCTCAGTCCGGCTGGGAGGGGGGCCTTGACCCAGCCGGCGACGACGGCGAGGCGGCTGAGCCGGTGCACGGCGATGAAGCATGGGACGAACGGTCGGAGACTATACGAACGTAGACTTTGGTGGCGGCGAGACGGCATCGTGGAGGCTATCCGCTGCCTGCGTGTAGCTCGAAGATCGGCTATCAAGGCAAAGACTCAGTGCATCAACGAGATTCGCGGACAGCTGATTACCGTTCCCCCTGGATTTGCGTGAACAGATGAAACGAGCCGCCACCTGGCTCTCAAATGTGACCGTCGTCGGCTGCTCACTCGCGAGCTGCCTGGCCCTGCGCGCCGCCGCCTTCGATCAGCGGATCGCTCGGGTCATCTGCTATGACATCCTGCCCAGTGTGTTCGAGTCTGTCCTGCACGCTGCACCCCGAAGGCGCCGATCCCGGAGTCATCCACAGCAAACAACGCGTTGTGGACATCGTGCGCAGCTGGCCCGACCAAACCGAAATCGCCGTTCCGGGAACGCATTTCCTCCAGGAGGACAGCGCAGACGAGATCGGCACGGCCATCGCTTCTTTCGTGCGGAAGATCCGGCCGGGTTGACGGCCGGCAGCCCGGCAGCGCCGCAAGTATCGCCGCGCTACTTCGCCAGGAGGGGTGTCTTTGCCTCAGGTTCGACCGCCTCTTGTCGGGAGATGGCTTTGAACAACAGCACCGCCATCGCGACGATCCACACGAAGAACGTGACTACCGGAGACCAGAACGCCAGCAGACCATTCCACGAGAACGGGCCGGAGCGGAACAGGAAGGCCAGGGCTCCGGGCTCGAACATGAGCGCCGTCCAGGCGGTGTAGTAGCCGAACCAGCGCGGGAATGGTGAGTAGAGCACCCGGTTGGGGATCAGACAGACCACTGCGATCGCCACCCACATGTAGATGTAGTACTGGTCGGTCGTGACGAAGGTCAGCATGGCCAGTTCGTGCATGAGTGCGGTGATATCGGGCGCTCGGTCGGGGGTGAAGGCCGCGACTCCCCAAAAGATCGGCGGGAGCACCAGCGGAATCGACATCAAACATCCGCCCGCGATTGCCAGGGTGGACCAGATCGGTCGGCCGGCCTCGTGGCGGGCAATCTGGATGCCCACGACGATGGAGATCGGCACCATGAAGCCGCTGGTCCAGCTGGCGACCGTGGCGCCTACCTTGATCGTCGTGCTGTGTTCGCGATAAAACTGGGCGATCTGCTCCGGCGGCCATTTCGCCGAGGGCGGCGGCATCATGTGGAACAGGCGCCACCATGCCAGCCCGTAGATCAGGGTGAAGGTCAGTCCCCACCACAGCAAAATCCGTTGTGCGCGTTCGGATACCACCGCGTCGGCTCCCGTTCAGCTCGCCGGCATCGTTGAAGAACCTGAAGTAACCTGATGCGTCTCGCAACCATCGGGCCACACCAGAGCGCACCTCGGCCTCATCCGCCCGACGATCCCCTGACCGCAACTACCCATCCAAGGAGTCCTTCCACCGGTGCATCTGGTGAAGGACACACTACAAGAATCTGGGACGCTGTGTCACTATAGCGAGTGTGTCTATTGCATCGGCACATCATTCGAGTGGACGTCTCTGCAGCGGGCTGCATGGCCGTTGGACGGCCACCAAGGGGGCTGTATAGCGAGCGGCGCGAAGTGGTCATTGACCGGGAAGGGCTCAGATGAATTACGTCAACAACAAGGTGTGTGCGGTGGCCGGGCCGCTGTGTGCGATCGGCTGGATCGTGGGCCTGCTGGTGTTCGCCAAGTTCCTTCCGCCACCGAGCGGCAACACGGGCCCCGTGGAG
The nucleotide sequence above comes from Mycobacterium kiyosense. Encoded proteins:
- the rpsR1 gene encoding 30S ribosomal protein S18 1, which produces MAKSTKRRPAPEKPVKARKCVFCAKKDQNIDYKDTALLRTYISERGKIRARRVTGNCVQHQRDIAVAVKNAREVALLPFTSSTR
- the rplI gene encoding 50S ribosomal protein L9, translated to MKLILTADVDHLGSVGDTVEVKDGYGRNFLLPRGLAIVASRGAQRQADDIRRARETKTVRDREHANEIKTAIEALGPVSLPVKTAADSGKLFGSVTAGDIVTAIKKAGGPNLDKRIVRLPKAHIKSVGTHPVVVHLHPEIDVEVSVDVVAQA